The Solanum stenotomum isolate F172 unplaced genomic scaffold, ASM1918654v1 scaffold31990, whole genome shotgun sequence nucleotide sequence TGATTAAATTTTAcaagtatattttaatctttttaattttctcatccATTAACCTATAGACTCTATTCGGTTTTTAAATAACCACACTACTTTTTGATAACCTTAAGATTTAGGTCCCCCGTATATATTTTGAAATCGATAAAATACTACATCTAAGTTTCAAATGctttttggaaaaataaaataaaatgcaaaATGACTTGTATTTCACTAGTTAAATATATGGATGACAATTACATGTAAAAGGAAAGAGATTTATATAAGTTGGTTCTCATAcatttatataaaaagaaaaaacaagacATGACCATCCATCCATAGTAGTAAGGGAATGGAGATTTATTATACATTTATTCATACTTCCAACAACAAAACTATTACTTTActaaaacataaagtaaaatatataaatagccATAGTCATCCGTTGTCCACGAGGCTTCTCATCAATATTTACTATGGACACAATAACTGATACATCAAAGGTGCatgcaattaattaattagttgcgAGGCAATCCTCCATACCAACCACCTCCAGGATATACTCCTCCGCCATAACCACCACCAGGATTAAATCCACCATATCCTCCTCTTGGATAGCCTCCATAGTATCCTCGTCCACCACCAGGGTATCCACCATATCCGCCACCAGGATATCCACCATATCCACCACCAGGATATCCACCATATCCACCACCAGGGTATCCAGGGTATCCACCACCACGATATCCACCATATCCTCCTCCTGGGAATACTCCCCCATATTCGCCTCCTCTGAATCCTGGTTGTACACCTCCTATAAATTTGGGGACATCATTTGGCGTATCGGATGTTTTTGCTACATGCACCAATAATCAAACATATGCATGTTAATTAGCTAGCTTGTACTATTTTGTTTAGAAAGCTAATATACGCATTATTAACTTTGTGATGATGATCACAACATATTTGATCATAACATGTACGTAATAGTATGTATGATCATGTGTTAATAATAATATGtgataatattaatatgaaGTTAAAATTAATCAAGATATATAGTTGTAAGAAATAAACTTACGTTCAGCCAACTCCCTAGCTGCAACCTTTGATGTTATCACAAGTAAAATAACCaaaacaattagaaaaaatgCTTTTGATCCCATTTTGTTattgtctcaaaccatataTATCTTATATAACTACTACTTGACGATTTTGTGATAATTATAagaaggatgaggaaactaagGACCAGtttgcctctatttatagaataattatctgaacatttttgtatatattgcaGTAATGATGTTATGGACTAGTTACTAGTTAAGTTGACAGATTAATTGATTGACTTTTTCAAACTCAAGActtttcaataaagcatctacCAAATGATTTATCTTAAATAACTACGTAGTGTATATATGTCATTTTCCTCTATCTACGCTATTATTAtggatgagttttttttttatctaatctGATGTTCGGTATTTGCATTGGAGTTTgactaaatttaaattgtaGGACTTGAACTCAAGCCTCTAATTAATGATAGAGGGATCTCAACCATACCACCACCGAATGTTGGTATGACTGAGTTATCTGTATATATCTTTCAACATATATTAATCTTAAGTCTGTTTTATTTAATGTCCAAAAATGTTACGTACAATAGTCTTGAGTTACTAATAAGCTGAAAATATATAAACCGTATGATTTTTCGAGATTAGTGTTTTATCTCCACCCTATGAGAGTTATGGTACTAGCTATATCGATCATTTTAATTATCTAGCCCAAGctaatacaattttttctaattaattaccAGCCCCACTAATTCTAGCCTATTAATTAGGGGTTAGGACTTGTctatatttattctttagttGCAAAATTGATTAGAATTTAGTTTGCTTTGAACATTATTTAAGGaatagttgttggaattaatgaTTTTCCTTTTAAACGAAGAGTGATTATACTTAGGAATTAGTTTCTCTAGCATGTGTTTAGATCTTAGAGTTAAAGACCAATTAGTTTCTCATTTAATAAAAGCAAGATGTATTTTCATCTTATCTTGAAAAGTCTATATATCGTTTAAAAGGTCAACTTGCACAAATTATCAACTTGACATTTGAGTCGAGGGTCTTTCGTAAATAATGTTCCTATCTTCACGAGGTGTGAataagatttatatatattctattacACCAAATCTCATTTGTGAAATTTTACTATGTTATTATCGCCATCATCGTCATCTCTTGTTGCACATTGGCCACACCTATATTGTCCTGTGCCCTAGTGCATTGGCCGGACACCCGGCCATTAACCATATGCACATGGCTGCAAGGGTCAAGTCCTGCCCTTGCGGTAAAGGTGGACATGATATGGTAGATATtgaatatcatatcatatcgAAATTGAAATTTTTCACCATGGTTTGGGCTTTATCGATTTTTCAATTTATCGTAGCCGTAAAATATTGAAATCgaactttaaaatattgaactaagtcaaattaatttgatatgatagtggtatagtatttttaaaaatcgtaaaccaaaattactgaattAAACTTTTCAATATCGTACCATGCTCACCGCTACCTTACCTCTAGCCGTGCGAGGCAGCctatattatcattattttaaaattttcaactttATCTGTGATATTTAGCTTAAGCTTAAAgtattaactaaaattaaaattttcaatagtgCTAGCCTAGGGTTATATTATGACCAGTTATTTGCTATATTTTGACCCAATCCATTTTGATCTAATTTTGGGGCCGGCGGGTCTTGATGCCGTTTATT carries:
- the LOC125852061 gene encoding uncharacterized protein LOC125852061 yields the protein MGSKAFFLIVLVILLVITSKVAARELAEPKTSDTPNDVPKFIGGVQPGFRGGEYGGVFPGGGYGGYRGGGYPGYPGGGYGGYPGGGYGGYPGGGYGGYPGGGRGYYGGYPRGGYGGFNPGGGYGGGVYPGGGWYGGLPRN